A stretch of DNA from Deinococcus humi:
CAATGAGATTGTTGCAGCGCACAGCGGAAATGACCTAGAGGTGCTGGACACTGTGGAGCACCGGGAGAGCCCGAATGGCTGCCCCGTAGCTCCAGAGCTTATCCGTGTGAATGACGTCTGGCACGTCATAGTTGACCAAAAGCTTTCCAAGAAAGGTCTTTGCTGCCTGGGCGTCTCGCCGATCTTGCAGAAGGAGGTCAAGAACCGCGCCAGATTCGTCGACCGCCCGCCACAGCCAAAGTTTTTTGCCACCAATCTCGATACACACCTCATCCAGGAACCACCGGGAACCCCGCCGGGGTTCCCGGTGTCGCAATTCTTCGGTGAGGAGGGGGGCGAACCCCATGTTCCACTGGCGGAGCGTCTCGTGACTGATAGCTATACCGCACTCTTGGAGGAGTTCTTGGACATCACGCTGACTGAGGGAGAAGCGGTGGTACAGCCAAAGAGCGTACTGGATGATGCTCAGCGGAAACCGGTGGCGGTAAGGCTTACGGTCAGTCACGGACGATCAGCCTACCGCGCTTAAATTGCCAGAACCTGGACCCGCGATCGCCGGCCAGTTGCCTGGGACGGTGTCGGGGCCGCCCCGCAAATCCAACAGCACCCCGTTCGGGCGACGGGCGCCGCATTTACGGCGCAGGGCAAGCGCCCCGCGTGGCAGGCTGGGGCATGCATCCCATTCGTGTGGAGACGATTGATCTGGTCCAGATGACGCATACCCTCGAGTATGGAGGGGGCTTAATCCCTGTTTCCTACCCCCTGCTGTGGGCGGAGCAAACGGCCTCTGGCCTGCATTTCGCGCGGGCGTACGTGGGTCACCCCGACATCCAGTTCATGGAATGCCACATCCTCCCGGACCTGGGCCTGCTGGTGAACCGGTTCACCGGCACAGACTGGAGCGCCCAGTCTGACTACTACGTGGACATCGCATCCGTCATCGCGGGCGAGGACAGCTGGGTCACGCACGACCTGTACCTGGACCTGTCGGCGCGCGCAGGCGGCATGCCCGCCATCCTCGACACTGACGAGTACCTCGCGGCGGTCCAGGAGGGCCTGCTGAACCCTGAGCAGGCTGTCCACGCGCTGACCAGCCTGCACCGTCTGGTGAATGGTGTCCTGGCCTGCGGCAGCCTGGAGGCGTGGCTGGAACAGGTGGGCATCACGCTGAGCTGGCGCGGCAGGCCCACCGCGGCCACCGCAGATGGGCCGGTTCCTTCCTGACATTGGGGCGCTGCAGCTGACGCGTGCCGCCCCGGGCACGGCAGCGCCACGTCCTCCGCAGCGGTCAATTGGACTTGAAAATGGCATCAGCCCGACGTCCAGTACGGGCTTTTGAAGGCATAAAGCAGCGTGTCAGCTGGGCTTATTCAGCCGGGCATGTCATCTGTCTGAAGGCATCCAGAGCCTCGTTGCTTCCTGGCCTTGCGCACCGCGCGAGCGGCGTGTACAGACTGGTGGAATCTGTCCAGAGGTGATGACCGGAAGGACAGCTGGGTGGCGTCGTGGCGGCTGCCGTGCTTCTCGAAGATGCGGCGCATCGGTTGATTCTCGGCCTCGGTGGCGCCGCCGTGCATGACGAAGCGCTCGGCTGCGCGGGCCAGCAGGTGCGCATGCAGGCGGGTGCCGTATCCCTGCCCCCGTGACCCCGGGTGCACGCCGAGCATGTTCACGTTGACCCAGCCGGGACGATTGCTGGGGCCGAAGGCGCCCAATGCGACGGGCTGCCGGGCCGTGTCGGGCAGGGCCACCAGGGTCCAGCCTTCCGCGCAGTCCCAGTCCGAATGGCCCAGGGCACCCAGCAGCGCGGCGATCTCAGGACGCTGGCGAAGCTCCTGGCCGCCCTCCACAGCACCGGGCACCAGGGGGTAGGCACGCGCGCGGAGGTCCGTCTCGTACGTCACATGGACCGGGGCGTGACTCACCTAGCCCGCCGTGAGGACAGCCTCGGCATCCAGCGGCGCGAGGCTGTCGTGCAAGAGCAACTTGCGCTTAGGTCCAGGGTGCTCACGAATGGCGCGCGCGAGCGCCGTGATACCGCCTAGGCCCACATCCGGGCGGAAGTGGGGAAAGACTGGTACCTGCGGGGGGGACGCCAGAGAGGCGACGCCCTCCACGCCCCGCTCGGAACGCAGGATCAGGAACTGCCCGGGCGCCGCCTGACCTTCAGCGATCCGGGCCCGCAGCGTGGTGAGGCGCCGCCCGGCCTCCTCACGGTCAGGGTCCAGGGCGTAGATGTCGGTCAAGGTGTCCAGCGTCGGCGTGTGGATGGAGTAGGTGTTCAAGGGGTGACCTCGGAAGGCGGGTCACTGGCCATCCGCCGGACTCGTGTCAGCGATGGATGGAGGTGACCGGGAGAAGAACGAACGGCACAACGTGGGCAGCGAGACGGGTTTGCATCATGGGGACCTCCGGGGCACAGCAGAATGCGGGGAGCTTAGCGGACTGGCAGCGCAGTGACGAACGAATGTGCCGCCGGCTGACGGAGGGACTGGCCTTAGACACCCAATCGTCTTGCAGAGTCATGGCGCCGGCTCCAACAGACGACCGCACATCATTGAGGTCGGCTTGACACCTAACTCTACATATGTAGAATGCTGTATGGCCCGCTCCCCCAATTCCAGTCCGCACACCCGCGCCGTCCTGACGACGCTGGCCCGCGCCCACCCACAGCCCAGCTACGGCTATGACCTGAGCAAGGCGACGGAGCTGAAAAGTGGCACCCTCTATCCGATCCTTCAGCGTCTGCACGAACAGGGCTATCTCGACGCCCAGTGGGAGGAGTCCCTGCACCCTGGCAAACCGCCCCGCCACATTTACACGTTGACCCCCGAAGGGCTGAAGCTGGCCCGCGAAAAGACCGAGGATCAGAACATTCGTTCACTCCAGGGAGCGCTGCGATGACACCCGAAGACTGGCACAAGGGCATGGAGACCGAGGCGGCGAGTGTGGACGACGCGGTCTGGGCGAGAGAAGCGCGGCGAGCGGCCTGGTTTCAGCGCGGTCCCCGGGTGATGCTCGTCCTCGGTGCGGCTCTCTTGCTGTACATCCTGATCAGCAGCTTGCTGGTGATAGCGCTCAATGCGCTCAGCATTGGCTATGGTCCTCAGGGGCTGCGCCCCCTGCTCCTGGGTTCGCCTCTACCGGTGGGTCTGCTGGTGCTGCTGATCCCGTGCCTTGCAGCCGTCTCTCTCGTTCGTCTGGGCATTCGTCCGGCGCTGATCTGGGTTGTTCCAGTGGCTGCCATGGTGCTGGAGACGCCGGTCGCCAGGCTGGTGACCACGACTTTGCCCATGAATCTTCCTGATGCGATCACTGACCAGCCGATCGACCTCATGCCGTCGGGCAGCCCTGATCTGGCACAGATTCTGTCCATTCTGTTGCTCAAGGCGCTGGCCGTTGGCTTGGGGGTCTGGCTTGGCCAGCATTCCCTGCGGAACACCAAAATGGGTCAGGCCGGACTGCAGCGGTAAGCAGCAAAGACCAGACGCACCCTTGTTTACACTGTCATTCTCCTGGACAGATCAGTCCAGAACTATGCCCGTGATTTGAAAAGCGCCCCCCTGGAGCAGCGTGAAAGTGCTGCTCCAGGGGGCATTGTTCACGCTAAAGACGTGGCCGACTTGAACGCATGTTGGTGGTGCTGGCCCTCACGGGACCCCGGCGCTGGCGTCCCCAGTCGAATCCCCTGCGGTCAGGGGCGCGGGCCAGCCACTCTCCAGGCCCAAGATGACGCTGGTCTCGTCGCCCCCCAGTGCCTGCGCGGTGACGTAGTCGGCGGGCTCAAACGATCATATCAGTCGGTCCTGCACCGCCCAGCCTGTCATCGTTCTGGCGCCCGGCGCGTGGCCACGCAAGGCGGGGCCAGACCGCACCATCTGTCGGGTAAGCGGCAGGAGTGTTGCAGCCAACAACCGCAATGTCAGCCGCAGGTGTCGACTGGAGCTGCGGGCGACCACAGCAGGCTGGGTGTGATTCCAGAAAGAGAGCCCGGACCCCGCAAGGGAGCGCGCCCCACCGGCGAGGACCGTAAAGATTCCTGCAAGACGGCCGGCCAGGGCTCCCCCGCACCATGGGGCATGTTGACCTTCCGTCCCGCTGTGCCCGGCCTGTTGTTGAGTAGCGTCCTGTGGGGTGCGGCTGGCGCACAGGACGCCGTCCCGGCCCTCGCGGCGGAATTCAAACTGGCTGCTGGCAGCTACACCGCCGTGCAGACCCTGCCGTCGCTGGGGCTGCGCGCGCCGCCCGGGAGCCTCCACCTGAACGAACTCCGCCCCGTGCGCGGCATCCACGCCGCCGACCTGCGGGCCTACCAGGAGGCCGTTCCCAAGAGTTACCAGACCCGCTGCGTGGGCGTGCTGGACCTGACCCTGGTGCCGGCCAACGTCAACGAGGCCCCAGCCCTGGTCGAGCGCTGGGCGCGCGAGACCGACGCCCTGGTCTTGAGCCGCACCTTCGGGCGGGCCACCTTCCTGCGTGGCCCTGCGAGCAAGCCGGTCCTGAGCATGGTCCGCCCGGTGGCCGGGGCAGTGCTGATCGCCACATGTCCGGTGGCCGAAGTCCCCCAACCTGTCGGGGCATGGCTGGCTCTTGGCCAGCGCTCTGCGGCTGGGACGCTGCTGGCATTCAACTGGTACGGCACCCTGGCTGTGTGCGTCGACGGCCAGGAACAGCCCCGCTGGAATGTGCGGGCGTTCGAGGGTGCCGTCCAGCTGGCCACCCGGAATCCAGAAGCGTCGCGTGTCGCCGCCGTGGGCTGGGACCGGGGCGGCCTGGCCGTGAAGGTCTTTGCCCCACCGGCCAAAGTACCGCTCAGCCGCGCGCCACTGACCGGCACGCCCAGAAGCGTGTTCCTCAGCGAGGATGGCCAGCGGGTGACCGTCCTGACGCAGGACAATAGCTCAAGGCCCCGGAGTGTGGTGACCAGCGTGAACGCGCAAACGGGGCGTGCGGTGGCCCGGCAGGTGCTGGACCCTGGCGAACGCGCGGAGACCGTGAGCAGCGATGGGCTGTGGATGGTCACGACCGCGACCAGCACCCTGCGCCTGGTGGAGATCCTGAGCGGCAAGGTGCTGTGGAGCAGCAAGGCCAGTGTGGCCACCACCTTTGAATTTGCCCGTGGAAACCGCTGGCTGGTGGGGATGGACCAAAAGGGACAGGCCATCACCTGGCAGACCGATGGGGGCAGGCGTGGGCCCAGCGTTCAGGTGGATGGCCGCACCCGGACCGTGCTGTTGCCCGGTCCAGCAATGGATCAGCTCAGCATCCTGTCTGGAAATGCCACCTCGTCCTCCGCTCCAGGGGAGTGGTCCACCCTGACCTGGACGGTGGGGACCGGCGTACCGGTGTCGCAGGGCCAGGTCAGCGGCACGGGTGAGGAGGGGGTGGTTCTGGAGGTTCAAACCGGCCGCCCACGGTTGATCCGGATGTGTGAGGTGGCCGCGGGTCTCCCACCCGTGTTTCCGTGACCTGTTTTGGTGAACACTGGCGAGAACGCAGGCCGCGGCAGGGGACGCCCTGAGCGCCTGGCGCAGGTGTCATGCCAGTCCCCGGATGAGAAGCGAGCGACAACTTATCGCCCAGAAACGTCAGCTTGGGGTATATCCCGAGCTGACAAGCGGGCTTCCGAGACTGCCCTGACGAACTCAGTCTGAATTAGCCGTCGTATTCACTGCTCAGCAGATTCTGGCGCAACTGCCACAAGCTGACCGGCGCGAGTGTCCCACTGACGGGCCGCAGTTGAGTCAGGTCCGTGCTCTCCGAGATGTTCCAGGCCGCCATCAAGGCGGCCCGCGCCCGCAGCAGACGCGGCAGCTCCTGGCCCCAGCCCGCGTCCAGTTGCGCCACTTCCCGGTAACCCGCCAGCACCTCAGTCCACAGTGCCGCGCGCTGCTGCCGGGGCACCTCGAACACGGCGCGGGCCAGGTCGTTGGCCAGGGGACCATAGACCGGCTCGTCAAAGTCAATCACCACCACCCGCTCACCCGTCCAGATGGCATTGCCGGGCCGCAGATCGCCATGGGTGAGGCCCAGGCCAGGCCGGGTCAGTGGCAGTTCGTCCGGCCAGCCGTGCGCGGGACCCCCCACGGCATCCACCCAGGAGCTCAGGGCTTCAAACGTTCGCTTGATCACCGGCTCCTTGCGCGCCTGTTCCTGCGCCTGGTGCCAGAATTGCCGCCAGCTCGGGAACACACCGGGCAGCGCAGGATCCAGCATGTGCGGCATGTCCGGCGCAGGCACGAAGTCATGGGACGCCTGGTGCAGCGCACCAATGGCGTGCCCAAAGGCCCGATAGAGGGCTGGTGTGGGTGGCAGGTCACTCAGGCGTGGCCCCGCCACCCCCCGAACCGCCGTGGCGAGAAACAGATCATTCTTCTGCGGCACGGTCTCGATCCACTGGTCGTCCAGCGACGCGAGCGGTTCATTGACTGGTGCGCCCTGGGCGTGCAGGTGGCGCAGCCAGGTCAGGGGCGGCGTCAGGTATTCGGTGTCGCGCAGATTGCCATGTGTGAAGCGCAGATAGAGCGGGCCTGAGTGGTCCTCAGCGCGGTAAACGTGGTTAAACCCGGCGTTGACCAGGGTGGGCTGGCGCGCTCCCCAGCGGGCCGCCGCCACATCCACGGTCTCTGGGCGGAGGCGGCCCAGCGTCTCGGCCCAGCTCACGGCTGTCGCCCATGACTGGCCAAAGCTTCTGGCAATCTCAGGGACTGGGCAGGGAGACAGGCGAGGGTAAAGCTGGAATCGCGAGCAGTCACGCGCGGCAGGCTAGCAAGACCCCTTGAGGGGAGAAATGAGCTCCCCTTACCGTTGGGCGTTTGCGGTCAATGAGGTGACCAAAAAGAGATCGCGCTGGGCTGCCAGCAGGTTCCTGGGATCGGCTCATCCAAAAGAGGCACCTCCACGACGCGTGGAGGTGCCTCAACGTTGTGTTGTGCTCAAGCGCCGCCGGGTGGTGGAGCGCACCTTCACATGGTTGGAAAAGTCCAGGAGGATGACGAAGCCTTGGTGGAAATATCGGAGCATCTCGTGTCCGACGTCATGCCTGGGTTGCTGGTGCGCCGGTGGGCACCCTACCCACTCTGACAGGTTTCAGACGCACTTCCAGGGCGCCCCCCATTCTGGTTCTCACAGAACGTTTACAGCTCCCAGTCTTATTTCAATGAAGCCATAAATGCGGCGATGTTGAGTTGACCGTAGCCCAACGTTGATGTTCCGGGTTGAAGTGATGGAGCGTTGACGGCGTCCACATTGGTGGCATGGGCGGTCAGCCGGCTAGCAAGATTGATACTCGTGTTTCCATGTTCGCCAAGGGCAAGTGCCAGTGCGCCGCTGACCATGGGGGCCGCGAAGGACGTTCCACGCCATGTTGCGAAGTGGTTGCCCGGATAGGCGGTGACCACAGCTTCCGCAGGAGCGAGGACTTCGAGGTCTGGGCCGTAACTGGAAAAGCTGGACCGTACGCCGTCCGTATTTGAGCTCCCCACCGACAGGGCATACGCCGCAGCGTTGCCGCTGCGGGCGGTCCGGGCAGGGTAGAGGACGGGGCTGTTGCCCGTGTTCCCGGCAGAGAGGACAACGTAGACGCCAGCGGCGGCAGCTTCAGCCAGAGCGGCTTCAAGGTCGGCGTCTGGTGCACTGGCCACCGATGCGTTGATGATCTGGGCACCGTGCTGTACGGCAAACCGGACGGCGGCAGCGATTTCCTGGGTGTCGCCTGTGCCGTCAGGCTGGAGTGCCCGGAGCGGCATGATCACCGCGTTGGGAGCGACCTGCAAGATAATTTCCGCGACGCCAGTGCCGTGCCCGAACGCGACATCGCCGGGACGGCCCCCTTCCTGTGGAAGTCCGTCCATCTCCAGAAAGTCCTGACTGGAGGAGCTGAGGTGCCCGTTAAAAGCAACGTGCTGCAGGTCGATGCCTGAGTCAATGACGGCGACT
This window harbors:
- a CDS encoding PadR family transcriptional regulator, translated to MARSPNSSPHTRAVLTTLARAHPQPSYGYDLSKATELKSGTLYPILQRLHEQGYLDAQWEESLHPGKPPRHIYTLTPEGLKLAREKTEDQNIRSLQGALR
- a CDS encoding S8 family serine peptidase, with the protein product MTAGAFVTAGAFVTAGAFVTAGAFVTASPSDWNAALDSSTLSSGPNNTFTANTPLWQSIGLSQGQQGAPQLGQGVTVAVIDSGIDLQHVAFNGHLSSSSQDFLEMDGLPQEGGRPGDVAFGHGTGVAEIILQVAPNAVIMPLRALQPDGTGDTQEIAAAVRFAVQHGAQIINASVASAPDADLEAALAEAAAAGVYVVLSAGNTGNSPVLYPARTARSGNAAAYALSVGSSNTDGVRSSFSSYGPDLEVLAPAEAVVTAYPGNHFATWRGTSFAAPMVSGALALALGEHGNTSINLASRLTAHATNVDAVNAPSLQPGTSTLGYGQLNIAAFMASLK
- a CDS encoding DUF402 domain-containing protein encodes the protein MHPIRVETIDLVQMTHTLEYGGGLIPVSYPLLWAEQTASGLHFARAYVGHPDIQFMECHILPDLGLLVNRFTGTDWSAQSDYYVDIASVIAGEDSWVTHDLYLDLSARAGGMPAILDTDEYLAAVQEGLLNPEQAVHALTSLHRLVNGVLACGSLEAWLEQVGITLSWRGRPTAATADGPVPS
- a CDS encoding phosphotransferase enzyme family protein, with translation MSWAETLGRLRPETVDVAAARWGARQPTLVNAGFNHVYRAEDHSGPLYLRFTHGNLRDTEYLTPPLTWLRHLHAQGAPVNEPLASLDDQWIETVPQKNDLFLATAVRGVAGPRLSDLPPTPALYRAFGHAIGALHQASHDFVPAPDMPHMLDPALPGVFPSWRQFWHQAQEQARKEPVIKRTFEALSSWVDAVGGPAHGWPDELPLTRPGLGLTHGDLRPGNAIWTGERVVVIDFDEPVYGPLANDLARAVFEVPRQQRAALWTEVLAGYREVAQLDAGWGQELPRLLRARAALMAAWNISESTDLTQLRPVSGTLAPVSLWQLRQNLLSSEYDG
- a CDS encoding GNAT family N-acetyltransferase, with the translated sequence MSHAPVHVTYETDLRARAYPLVPGAVEGGQELRQRPEIAALLGALGHSDWDCAEGWTLVALPDTARQPVALGAFGPSNRPGWVNVNMLGVHPGSRGQGYGTRLHAHLLARAAERFVMHGGATEAENQPMRRIFEKHGSRHDATQLSFRSSPLDRFHQSVHAARAVRKARKQRGSGCLQTDDMPG